From the Telopea speciosissima isolate NSW1024214 ecotype Mountain lineage chromosome 9, Tspe_v1, whole genome shotgun sequence genome, the window acacttaCATTATcaatgatatcgttttggtggatgagacaaaagcagagatTAATGCTATGTTAGAGATGTGGATgccaaccttggaaacaagaggctttaagattagtagattaaagacagagtatatgatgtgtaactttagtcataCTATGATGGAGATGACATGGTTAAAATTGAGAAGAGCgagataccgccaagtgactgttttagatatctggggtctatcatacacaaagaaggtgacatagatgatgatgtttcacaaagaattaaagtgggattgATGAATTGGAGAGGTGCGGCCGACACATtactttaaagcttaaaggaaagttctacaggactgtTGTCCGACCAGCTATGATTGTATGGGAtaaaatgttgggcagttaagaagtgtcatgtAGCGtagctatgtgttgcagagatgaggaagttaagatggatgtgaggcaaaactaggaaggattaAGTGAGTAACGAACATGTTAGAGCAGATGAGAGAGTTgctccgagaatgtcgtctaaagtggtttggccatgtgcaatggaggcctggtgatgccccagtaaggtggagtgatctgattccaattaaaggagttaaaagaggtaggggcaggcctaaagagctagagcctattggagggcaaggatccccGTTGTCTACAccatgtagctaagattttcctgatttcctgggctatcctctttcctcttactttcatttttctttttccatttctcactcttcttatctcatttcttatttttattcttcattcctcttactttcctttccctttgtgaggacctcaaTTTTCCCtagtttgttttgaaaggatccatgtaaccgaccccatttagttgggataaggctgagttgttgttgttgttgttgttgtaagaaCTCCCAATCAGGACCAAAATCTGGTAGATTTACTCCCTTAGGGCAGAGAACAAATCAACAAAGCTTCAGCTAGATATGATAGACAGATGCGGCTGATCAGAGAAgtccaaaacaaaataaagttaTTGAAAACAAGGGTATCACAGGTCTGTTTTGACTACAGTAAATCAGTATTAACTCATGTTTTGTTATGCACTAATGATCAGTAATAAGATGTCCTCAGTAACCCAGAGGAACAACAGTAACTATATAGAAACAAACTGTAACAGaactgaaagtaaaaaataatCTGCAGCAagacaactagaagaagaactgagagaagaagagagagtaaaAACTGAGAGAGAAAAAGCTGCTCACGATTTAGTTGAATCACTAAATCGTGAGAGACAGATTTATTTATAAAGAACCTTAAGTGAATTACAATAGAAagtacccaaaatacccttgagaaataaaactaattagaactaactagaaagaataataaaagacataaataaccccaaaccactaaacacgataatcttaacactccccctcaagctggagcatagacatcaccaagatccagcttggaacagTCACTTGCAAACTGTGGTCGAAACAAagctttggtaaacatatctccaagctgAAACTGGGGATCGAACAAAAGGAGTAGTAATCAACTTCTTCAGAACAgcatcacgaacaaaatgacagtcaacttcaatgtgcttggttcgttcatgaaacacagggttgttggcaatatagatagcagcctggttatcacaatacatctccATGGGCTGGTCACTGAAATAACCAAGCTCGTGAGTAAAGGAAcgaacccacatcaattcagcagctatgtgagccatagctctgtactcagcctctgcactggaacgagcaacaataatctgtttcttgctctttcaAGTAACCAAGTTACTaccaaagaaagtacaataacctgtagtagaTCTACGAtcaccatcagaaccagcccaatcggcatcagagaATCCAACAATGCTAGTGTGTCCATGACGGCGATAGACAAGCCCCTTGCCAAGAGCACCCTTAAGGTAACGTAAAATACGATAAGCAGCCTCCCAATGAACTTGCTTAGGCgtctgcatgaactgactgataACACCCATAGCAAAAGAAATATCAGGATGAGTAACTGTAAGATAGATAAGTCTACCGACCAGGCATCGATACTGGTGTGGATCACCAAAGTCTgtgtcatcagaagcaccaaacttgacatgaggatccataggagtatcaataggtttacaacCCATCATACctgtctcatcaagtaaatcaagaaaatattttctttgggaCAAGCTTAGACCACGAGAACTGCaaacaacctcaatgccaagaaaatacctgatGTTACCCAAATCCTTAATCTGGAAATTGTCAAGTAGATATGTCTTCACCTGTGCAAtcccagaagcatcattaccagtaatgataatatcatcaacataaacggCTAAGATGACCACATTAGATCCCTGTCGTCTAACAAAGATGGAGTGATCAGAGTAGCACTGAGAAAATCCACAACCAGCAACAACACTGCTAAATTTATCAAACAAAGCACGGGGAGactgttttagtccataaatggcCTTATGAAGGCAACAAACTCGGACACTATcttccccctgagcaacataaccaggaggttgctccatatacacctcctcctaCAGGTCACCATATAAGAAAGCATACTTCACATCCATTTGGAAAAGAGGCTAGTCAAGGTTAACAGCCAAAGAGAGCAAAATACAAACTATATTCAGCCTCGCAACAGGAGAGAAAGTTTCAAAATAATAGACCCCATAGGTCTGGgtaaaccccttggcaaccaaacggGCCTTGTGCCGCTCCACAGAACCATCGGGATTGTACTTCACCGTGTACACCCAACaacacttaacaagatccttaccaggtgGGAGATCAACCAAAGACCAAGTCTTATGAGAGATGAGAGcctccatctccacatccatagcatttttCCACTCAGGGTGAGACATAGCAATGGTATAAGAAGTGGGAATAAAAGTAGAATGTAAGGCAGTAGCAAAAGCACGATAATGGAagggaagatgagaaacagACACATAATTTGCCAGAGGATAAAGGGGACGGTTAGTGCAAGCACGAGTACCTTTTCTCTGAGCAATAGGGAGATCATCAACATCAACAGTAGGATCTGCAGGCAAAGACTCAGCTGGTGGCGGTAAAGGTGTGGCCATAATAGGTTGAATTGGGAGCAGCGGCTGCTGTTGGTTACGACGCACATAAACCTGTACAGGCGGGGCAGCTATCGGCAGAGGAAGAGGAGCAAGGGCCGCAACCCGATCAACAGCATCAAGAGTAGCATCAACGGAGGGACCAGCAAAATACGGGGAACTCTCGAAAAAGGTAACATCAGAAGAAATAAACTGTTGGCGAGTAATAGGGTCAAAACATCGATACCCCTTCTAGGTACGAGAATATCCAAGAAACAAACACTTAACAGCCCGAGGAGATAACTTATCAAGCCCTGGGCGaagcacatgaacaaaacaTTAATAACCAAAAACacaaggaggaagagagaaaacagcccGATCAGGAAACACTATTTCgaaaggaatttgattattCAGGACAGatgaaggcatacgattaatcaGAAAACAGGCTGTCAACACCGCATCTGCCCAATAgagtttgggaacatgcatatgaaacatcaaagaacgaGTGACATCtaacaaatggcgatttttgcgctctgctacaccattttgttggggtgtataAGAGCAAGTAGTTTGGTGAAGAatgccattgtcagaacaaaaaTGAGAGATCTCATGCTGAATTAATTCAAGTGCATTGTCAGTTTAAGGTTTTTAAAGAAACACCAAAGTGAACTCGAATTCATTATAAAACTGTTTGAAGACAGATACAAATTCAGatcgatccttcaagaggtacagcCAAGTCATccgagaatgatcatcaataaaactaacaaaataagaaaaccctaaccgacTTTTGATCCTACAAGGGccccaaatatccgaatgaACCAACTCAAATAAAGATGTATTCCTAGACTCTAGACTTAAAGGAAAAACAGtacgatgatgcttgccaagctcacaagcttcacactcgaTACGGGAGACAGACTTGCAACTGGGAACAAGGTGCTGCAACTTAGATAGAGAAGGATGTCCTAGCCGATAGTGCCAATGTAAAGGAGATACAGGAGAATAAGCAACCGCTGCAGTGGATGTAGTTCCCAAATCAAAGTAATAGAGGCCTCCCTTCTCATACCCACCACCAATCTTCGTCTTTGTtgcaagatcctgaaagacacaataagaaggctgaaaggttatagaacaattcaaagttttagttaattgactaacagaCAAAAGATTAAGAGGAAGCTTGGGAACATGCAGAACATTAGTTAAAGATATGTCAGAAGATGAGGAAACTTTCCCATGACCAGTGACTGGTATAGAGGATCCATTTGCAATAGAAATCCGAGATGACATAGAAGGCTGTGTGTAAGATGAAAACAAAGtagacttaccagtcatgtgagagGAGGCtccggagtcaatgacccacggagAGGATGAGGATGCGAAACAAGCAGTAGTACCTGAGTAGGCAAGGACAGTTGtagatgtagaagaagaagcctcaaGTTGCTAGACTCGTTGTAAGAGTTGAGAGACTAAATCATTAGAAGaggtaccaccatcagtagagGATCTTGGGGCAGGGTCGAAAGAGTACACAGAATCAGCCCCTCCATCAGATACGGCAGAGTTAGCAAATTGCTCACGGGCCCActgtggtttgccatgtttgAGCCAACACTTATCAACAGTATTATTAGACCGATCACAATGAGTGCACCATCGAGAACTAGCATcaacagaaccagaaccagcagTGTTAGACACAGCCCCACGACCTCCAGAACCAGCTCCACGACCACGCCCAAAAGTAGAACCACGACCGCGAGAAgaagtaccaccaccaccacggcctCGCCCTCCAGTAGAAGTGAAAAGGGCAGAATTATCTTTGTTGGTAGGAGCTGAATCAGACTTCACCACTAAAGGGGATACAACTCTCTGGAGCCGAcaatatgcttcattcatagaGGGGATCTTCTCTCCAGTCAACAATTGACTTTTGACggattgaagatcagaatctaGTCTAGAGAGAAATTTGGCAACCAAAAATTCAGATCGTTGGGACTTAATTACAGCAGCATCAGTGGAGATAGGTTGGTATACAttaagttcttcccacatcCCCTTCAATGAACTGTAATACTCACCAAGGGATTTTCCATCTTGtttaaaagagaagaatttctcATAGACATCATAAATTCGGGATAGATTTGTATCTTGAGAGTAGCTTTCTTTGAGTTctcccaaacacccttggcagttttatgaaacataacattggaAGCAATGgagggttccatgctattccaaagccagcAAAGAAGGGTGGCATTCTCAGCCTTCCAATCATCATATTTGTCATTAGTGGAATTCAGAGGTTCCATGGTAAGGTATTTCATCTTACGGCGAGCAGTGACATCAACCTCAAAGGCTTGAGACCAAAGAAGATAATTAGAAGCACCATTCAGCTTCACACTGGTAATCTGAATGTTAAAGTTGTCGGTAGAAGACTTAGTATCAGCCATTAGGAAAATAAATAGATGCAAACACCAATGTCGATAATagcccaaaagaaagaaaacactGATCAGGGTAAAACCGATAGCCTTGAAGAATAGGGCAGAACAGCCCAATACAGAAGTATAATCTTTGATAAAGATAACCAGCAATAATGATGTATAATCACTGTAAATCCAGCATCAAGAGTGAAGAACAGATCCCAGAAGAAACAAATCGATTTCCACAGAGTTTTGGAATATcgattgtcagggttttagggGTAAGCAAATAACCAATCTTCAAGGGATTCGAACAGCAGCAGGAACATACACAATCAGTTGCAGCATAGCAGGGAACTCTAGTCCTTCACTAGAGTTCAGATCAATATAGGCAACATATGGTTGCTGTAAACCACGATAAATAAAAAGGGTGAAAAACCTtcaaaacagcagcagcaaggaGACTCTCGTGGATCAGAATtcaaagctctgataccatgtaacagaacTGAAGGTAAAAAATAATCTGCAGCAagacaactagaagaagaaagcaagaagaaagaagaagagagagtcaaaaccaagagagaaaaagcttctcacgatttagttgAATCACTAAATCGTGAGAGACAGATTTATTTATAAAGAACCTTAAGTGAATTACAATAGAAtgtacccaaaatacccttgagacataaaactaattagaactaactagaaagaataataaaagacataaataaccccaaaccactaAACACGATAATCTTAACACAAACTAAATATGCTCAATTAAAATTGCAGAGACAGAATAGATGAAATagaatagaggaagaagaatatgaGTTGAAGAGTCTCACCCCAAGACTAGGCTAGTATCTCACCAACCACCCTAGCATCTCACCAGGAACAGCATCTCACTGCAGCTCTGTCCCTCACAAAAGAATGGTACAAaccaaatttcattcaaaattctGATTTCAAATGCTTACAGACAACTCTTTTTATAGAGAGGCTGGGAGGGTTCTAGACCCTCATTGGAACTTTCTCCTACACTTAATATCCTGTACATTTTTAAGGACTTACATTGGGACTTTTTCAAGATATTAATTGAACTTTACATTTTCAAGGTCTTTCACAACTAACAATGAAATTAACCTATTGACATCCCTAGGACTTCGCAACATTAGAGGACTAGATACAACTAACTAGTTACATATGAGCCACTTATCCCTCATATATGGGCTTTCTAAATAGActcattacaatagaaaacataAGACTTCCCAGCCCatgacccatataacccattaGGCTACTTTTAACACATATTAGACTAGGATTCATTAGGACTGGTTTTGAACTAGGGACCAATTCAATATTGAACCAACTCAAATTGCAGAAAATTATTCTTGTCCACTTCTTTGTAGCTGAATACTGCATCAGAGGGCCTCCCCTGGAGAAATCCAGAGGAAAATTTTATCAGCAGCAAGAGGGGGGCTTAAATTGTCAATAATCACATTATTTCTCTTTGATGGGTCTGTTACAGTCATTACCTCATAACTCAGCCAAGCACTACTTTAGCTACAATTGTTGATGAAGTCATATTCAGACAACAGCTTAGAGTAATGAGTTTACATTACATGCAATAAAATAATGGAACCCACTAGTAAGGTTATTCCTTTACCAAATAATGTTTTTTAATAGATCAAAAGATTGTAAGGTTAACAATATtctaagaaccaaagaagacaTCCCTCAATAAGCAATGCATTTTGCTTTCATTGCATGTTCAACAGAAGCATAGCATACATAGAAAGGAAGAGGGGGATCAGGGAATTGAAATATTTTCCAACCAGATATGTTTCAAAGTAGAACTATAAAATTTCCAAATTAACTCCAAACCCCCTCAGGAAAAAAATGACATGTACACAGACTGATCTGAATGTTCATTAGATCTAGGTGCTTCATAGGGAAATTGGAAGTGCAAGAAAGTGAACTCTGAGACCAAAGCATCATGGCTCCACAATTTTACTCCTACACTAACTTGCTTGCACCAAAAGCAACTGGTTGACATAACTTCTACCcttcctccccaccccccccctaaaaaaaatcagttGACTCAATTTGTGCAAAACAGTATGAGAGTCTTGGACTTTTAGCAATAGAAAGGCTATAACAATAATATTTCCATCCATGCCATTACATGAGGttaccttttcttttccccCAACATAGCTAAAGGGCTGAGaaattgatgcagatttatcaccaaactgggcttcttttattaggaataaatctagggttgggttacatacatgttgggcttttgatctcatgggtttctaatgtaataggccacttttatgggcctaaaatatgggtaaataggttgcatacgggattagctcccatacttagttttatttccatacttaactttttatttggtgttttaaattgaaccagttcaaccaatggttcaatttaagtgattttattagttttcttttagttgtttagttgggctggattaggactctattttgagtctatttcagtttgctagtcagtttaagttagctaataggttagggataaggttaggccattcctttttagtgtctaagtccattttgagtcttctatataagtttgtaagggaggccatcactgaatacgaatttgattaataaaaattagctttatgcatgctgctgctgctctttgtgagtgtatatccttatggatttcaaggtggaagggattggtggaactccaatcgactccttgcatcgtgaagatcgggagggctgctacttatctccttgcatcgtgaagatcgggagaccccattattcatcttcaaagctgcttccattgaagacctgcaacaagtaagaaattctgcaactattcttcttccttctagaaggtcacatacaaggtgattttcgtgagaattctgcccagccaaatctaaccattagaacctactaaaaatttgatcgagtcttcctcaaaccctaagagagactctattcaaatttcagcaccatccacccagccgattgtctgaaattacagttttacccctctctcctacttctactaggaaacctccataacttcgAATCTGTCTATcggtttcaaaccaaactttcagcatacataccttacatcattgttgacactcgctccaagtttcagccccaaactcccactctaatcccttcatctccttgctccattaaaacccaaacccaaaaccctaaaattcaattctgcccaaaattgcagaatttcaaaactcatataaaccctaacctttttataccatattgaccccctagacctgcccattaataccctataaaccccttttcCCAATAtctaacccaaaccctaggaattgacctaaatcctagtgttgtccattcgaaccagcagccccttttgttatttgatcctgttgtttggctcctagtaggtctcctacctatctaggactacattagaaaTATATATGATTTTAATAACTGAGATGTGAAAGACCAAAGTAACTGCTTCAGAGTTGAGTCACTTGATGAAAATTATGCACAAGTCAGTGTCAATACTAGAGAGCTAGAAACACTAAGTGCTTGCACAACAATGATCAGGTCTTAACACCTAGCAATCTAGCTTTACTTGCCAAACACATTGAAATCAGCTTCCAAAGTTATAACTAACCTTACAAATTAAGAACTGTAGAAACATCTGTTTATATAGATGCCATATATCAACTCTTTGAATTCTTGATACTACTACACATGGCCAAACTCCTTTTTGCCTATACCAATAAACAATATGGACCTTGTCAACAGTCAACACTCCAATTTCTAGGAGTGCTGTCACAATGTAAATGTCTTGTATCTTTACATGGAAGCACCATTCCGCCTTACAGTTTCTGTTCTCCAGATGTCGATTATATTGATTTATACAATGCCTACgcaaagaaaaatgaatttatATTGACGAGATTCATATGCAATTCAAGGTGCAAATCTGTTACCCACTTCATAAGTTTTGCATCACAAAACTATTTTAGGTCCAGATAAATTCCTCCCTCCACAGCTTATAGTTACATTATAGCATATGTTCCTAGGTAGGAAGAAACATAACATGACTGGAATTCCTATGAATCAATGTTCCTATACCATAATCTGCATTTTGTGGCAACCATATTTCTACGCTGAAACCATCTCCAAGACTCCAACAATTAACCAGCGTTTGGTATAGATAACATTTCCACATCACTTTCTCAAATCTTTAAGGTAAGATATCATAATGATAGCACATTGATAAGGATTCAGAGTTCATCATCTGAGTCCTTCAAATCAAATGAATGCAGTAAAAATTAACTGCCAATTGCTTCTTTATCATTTCATTCTGATCCATAATGTAAGTCATAGAATGGTGCCTACACACACAGCATCTATTTGCCATGCATCGCACTtcttatcatcaaaatcaacaaACTAATGTATCAGATCAACTCAATTCAGTGGAGCCATATTCCCTGTACTTGGATTAGCTACATTAATTGTATTCTGCAGTTCCACTTTTTAAACTACAAttcttaaatttaaaattgaTAGTCGTTCAAATTATATAACCACAAGCTACATTCTATATGTGTAAGTGAAGAAATTTACATCCTTTCATATATACTATATAGCACACAAATCAGCATTGTCAAAGAGATTTGCTTGGCTACAAGGAAAAATTTTGTATATTATGAACCCTCTATATAAACTTTCTCCGTTAATTgctaatatattttatttctcttaccacaaaacaaaaaaggacaTTTGCTTGGCTTTTAGGATGACTGACCACTCTTTTAACTGCATGCCTACCTAGTTTCATTTAATTTTGGAATGCATATATATGAGCCAGGGGATTTCCAACTGACAGCGACAATATTATTTGATAAACCATGTGTAACATTTTTTGTAAATATGAATACATGCTTCTGGTTTGGGGTTCTCTGGTGAAAAAATGTTCTCCTGAAAACAATAGAAACTCCACAGCAACTCTATGTTCAGTATTTTCTTTTAAGCATAAGGGGCATactcagtgcacaaggctcgcaccactgcggggtctgggaagTTTAcactttcgcagagaggctgtttccggACTCAAACACAATGGAGGAACTGCCactgtatttttccttttagcATCACTAGTGAAAATGGCAAATCTTATGCAAGATGGTGCATGTTGAAACATCCTCTATGAGCCAATACAGTAATTTTTCAAGCATCAGCATAGGTCAAATCTgtaattacaaatttttttgtgCCTCTAGTCCGTTTGTGCTTAAGAGGTTAAATAGTCCTTCAACTGATTTTGGAAACAAAGGCACAAGCGGACAACTCAATTAAGCCTCATATCCACAAATAGGGGTAAATATAGGAGCATGTGGCAAAGACATTAAACAGCTCTACAACTATtccaataaagaagaaaaggttCGACAAGAAGAACAATCATTCAGTATATCAGGACTTAATGATCAATATCTTAGTTTAAGATAAAAGaggtattttctattttttgtctgTGGAAGTGAATTAAGATTTTCAGTGTAGACACTAAACAAATGCTACAGTATATTGCACGTATTTGTTATCATGTGGGAAGAGGCAAATTTAAGATAGAACCATAACTTCAAGCTGGGATAAAAAGCACAACTTTTTGACCTCTTGAAATCATGGGCTTATGAAGTACAAAATCATAATTCAGTATTTCCATCAGATTCGTAAAACAAGGTGGACATAAAGAATTGGtatgagaaaataaataaatacctgTTGCCTTTTAACCTAAACCAGGTTTCAGCACAGTGACGATGTGCAAAGCCAAGTTCATCTTTACAGGCACAACCAAGCAGGATAGTATCTGACCCATCAGACGACTGATCGGAACTTAAAAGACAGATCCTGCAAATTTTCTCGTCATCCCAATTTTCACTACTTAATGTTCCACCACTGCATTTAATATCAATGATGGAAGCATGTCCCTCTGATTTTGAAACACTGACTTTCCGTTCTTCCGCAGATTCCTTGCTTGTTTCCAATTCATTGATTTCAGCTTTTGAATCTCCTTCTTCTGCACTAACACTCGCAGACTCTTCAGATCTTACCACAATAACAGTCCTAGATGCAGCCGGACCAACCGGAGTCAATGAATTCTCAGTAGTTCCTTGCTGATCGTGTAATTGATGATGTGAAAGTCCATCCATTACTTTCTCATAGCACCATCCCTAAAATTCTATCTTCAGTTACAGTTTCCATTAAGCATCAAATACCAACAATAATACAATCAGATATTCAGATGGATTGATTTCAACTAATCAATCTGCTGCTATAAATTTCCAAACTCGAAACTCTCAATTCCTTTATACAGTTCTAAGAGATCAAGGTCAACATGATTAACCGAAATCTCAAATTAGATAACATCAGTTTTGCATACCAATGAATTCTTCAAATTCtacacaaacaaaaaccaaaaagaaacagCTCAGATCTTTCAAGGAAAATCCAACCTTTGCCTTTATGAAACCAGCCAAACCAGAGCTAAAACCTActccatttgattttttattatttttgggttCCAGATTCCACTAACGGAAGCTGAAGTCACAATGAATGAATAACGAATTCAATATCTTCGTGGACTGATCTGACTTGACACGCATCTGTATAGACTACATTATCGATAGAGATTTGTGAAGTGAAAGTTTTTCTCCAGGGTTTGGTGACCTCGAAGCTTGTCTCTGACCCCTAAATTCCGCCATTTACATACAGGTTAGGAGAAGAAGCACGGAACTTAATAGTAAAAACAAAAACCGAATAAGATTAATGATTAAAAGACAAGAAAGGATTGCTTCGAAAATACATGAAATCTTGGCTTGTAGGCGTTTTTTTCAGTTATTTTCTCTGGATTATAAGCTAGAAAGATCTTCCCTGGAGAAGACAACTTAGGGAGTTGGTGGTTCTGCTAGTAGGTAGTAGCAGGGGTTAAAGAAGATATCGGATCGATTCTTCCCCTCCACCGGGGAGAGGTCCGGTTTGGTAAGATGAGATTCCAGTCATTAAATTTAGGGAGAGGGGCACCAATAAGACGTGGTAATTTGGTATCATAAATTGGAGGATAAAAGGGTCATTTCAcgtgaaaaagaaaagataaagggAAATTATCAATGCCATCCCCTCACATTTGGCTATACTTTAAGAATTTTTAACCTCTCAATTTGCCTGTCCGTACTTGAAAGATCCATAATTTAGACACACCCATAAACTAG encodes:
- the LOC122641082 gene encoding probable E3 ubiquitin ligase SUD1, translated to MDGLSHHQLHDQQGTTENSLTPVGPAASRTVIVVRSEESASVSAEEGDSKAEINELETSKESAEERKVSVSKSEGHASIIDIKCSGGTLSSENWDDEKICRICLLSSDQSSDGSDTILLGCACKDELGFAHRHCAETWFRLKGNRCCEICGETAKNITGVADNRFMEEWNESGFAASSNNPSSRGGGFWRGQPFCNFLMACLVIAFVLPWFLRVNIF